Proteins encoded by one window of Haematobia irritans isolate KBUSLIRL chromosome 2, ASM5000362v1, whole genome shotgun sequence:
- the Brd7-9 gene encoding bromodomain containing 7/9 has translation MGSSKKHKKHKLDRREKYEEYSHHTDPSSLQKGLKLILKVGPNNTPEYGGSDVITSSAAGPPSAMEAMCSSPLMMEDMEEHREKHKKSKKKKKKKDREKKHKHHKEKKRDKGERHVVDESPRRDTTSMDRTEDLTLIANQDSQSLPGTSFSCLQQRSPKLGAAGPPSNIMPSMADGDSSQDGFSFMDDDNSQPLPENVLLYAGITTENSLSSRPVTKPIVPMKPEEVTLDSPASSSIQSSSIGNSLGGGTIPSVGGGEVAPSAASLQNTQPIGGSTPGGSSTVGGISPTKPLTELIIPSFSPSASDTTPGGSNSMTSLTPKVLEAPRTPSSCSESGREPRSCVLKMKHQKTSLNKLLEHLLRGLEKRDPHQFFAWPVTDDIAPGYSKIISRPMDFSTMRQKIDDNDYTTLNEFTEDFRLMCENAIRYNHVDTVYHKAAKRLLQVGMKHLSPDNLMRSLKPTSGYLRDLTAKELGFELVQQSGDFMGFDHHGMADSADEGASTGAEEPMTQAQIEEEEKRKAIRLENQPKSRFEPYVDDLTSEEILAQVQGAAQAAKKRLSAKEKAHRMGFLRQNKDGSTSLNFLIKDENEGPEKVVSLGELVGKLKQGSGQVQGYREDKRNEAKLVKPLNYGPFSSFAPTFDSRFSTLNKDETQLVMETYGDAMSTEYAESILQFTKDSSYATMLANGLLDMLTNGEHSKCMQDLYDLQVQNYEQQEALKCFTNAGPLLLDSSSSPAPSESRAQIEQEYEKYKNTRIDFSRLRTLNDLGIDTTFLNDIEKEMKNFELTRRLQEHLSNNLNLIDKLKNTQHDRLSQPLPHHLGLVQPASHEETQLAHQVTQNLTDVVKKLPPSAVADPYALRKAMGLSYVGLPPPSEPPHRVQIPAILQQPVSMPPLAFTQSHPSTSNTATTSSTSRQDTTHNNLSSSIAMDIDEDVSANVGGDLENELREFLESGPGLHATSSSNADDNNLMAQLLMN, from the exons ATGGGTTCATCAAAGAAACACAAGAAGCACAAACTCGATAGAAGAGAAAAATATGAAG AATATAGTCACCATACGGACCCTTCTAGTCTACAAAAAGGCCTAAAACTAATATTGAAAGTTGGACCCAACAATACTCCAGAGTATGGCGGATCTGATGTTATAACATCGTCTGCCGCAGGTCCCCCATCTGCGATGGAAGCCATGTGCAGCAGTCCTCTTATGATGGAGGACATGGAAGAGCATCGTGAAAAACATAAGAAATCcaagaaaaagaagaagaagaaagacCGCGAGAAGAAGCACAAACATCACAAAGAAAAGAAACGAGACAAAGGGGAGCGCCACGTTGTAGATGAGAGTCCTCGCCGAGATACCACATCAATGGATCGTACTGAAGACCTTACATTAATCGCCAATCAGGATTCGCAATCATTGCCAGGTACATCCTTCAGCTGCCTACAACAGCGAAGCCCCAAATTGGGAGCGGCTGGGCCGCCATCGAATATAATGCCATCTATGGCTGATGGTGACAGTAGTCAAGATGGTTTTAGCTTTATGGATGATGATAATTCTCAACCATTACCGGAAAATGTTTTACTCTATGCTGGCATTACAACGgagaactcattatcaagcaggCCGGTTACGAAACCCATAGTTCCAATGAAACCTGAAGAAGTTACTTTAGATTCACCAGCCTCTTCTTCCATACAAAGTTCTTCCATTGGTAATTCATTGGGAGGTGGTACAATTCCAAGTGTTGGTGGAGGGGAAGTTGCTCCTTCAGCTGCAAGTCTACAGAACACACAACCAATAGGTGGAAGCACCCCAGGAGGTAGTAGTACAGTAGGAGGCATTAGCCCGACAAAACCCTTGACGGAG TTAATTATACCTTCGTTTTCACCATCAGCTTCGGACACAACGCCAGGTGGTTCAAATTCCATGACTTCTCTTACTCCCAAAGTACTAGAAGCTCCTCGTACTCCAAGTTCGTGTAGTGAATCTGGTAGAGAGCCTAGAAGCTGCGTACTCAAAATGAAACACCAAAAGACGTCGCTAAATAAACTTTTAGAGCATTTGCTGCGTGGTCTAGAAAAGCGAGATCCCCATCAGTTTTTCGCATGGCCTGTCACAGATGACATTGCCCCTGGTTATTCTAAAATTATTTCACGACCTATGGACTTTTCTACAATGCGACAAAAAATCGACGACAACGATTATACAACGCTGAATGAATTCACCGAGGATTTTCGTTTAATGTGTGAAAATGCCATACGCTACAATCACGTGGATACTGTTTACCATAAAGCAGCAAAACGCCTGCTGCAAGTTGGTATGAAACATTTGTCGCCAGATAATTTAATGAGAAGTCTAAAACCTACATCGGGTTATTTGAGAGATCTTACGGCCAAGGAATTGGGATTTGAATTAGTTCAACAGAGTGGAGACTTTATGGGATTCGATCACCATGGTATGGCCGACTCTGCTGACGAGGGTGCGTCCACGGGAGCCGAAGAACCCATGACACAAGCACAAATCGAAGAAGAGGAAAAACGTAAAGCCATTCGGCTAGAGAATCAACCAAAATCTCGTTTTGAACCATATGTTGATGATTTAACATCAGAAGAGATTCTGGCTCAGGTTCAGGGTGCAGCTCAAGCAGCCAAGAAACGTTTGTCAGCCAAAGAAAAAGCCCATCGAATGGGATTTCTTCGTCAAAACAAAGATGGATCTACCTCTCTCAACTTTCTCATTAAGGATGAAAATGAAGGACCTGAAAAGGTTGTTTCCTTGGGCGAATTGGTTGGCAAGCTCAAGCAAGGTTCTGGCCAAGTCCAGGGCTATCGAGAAGACAAACGTAATGAAGCCAAGTTGGTAAAGCCTTTGAATTATGGCCCTTTCTCTTCCTTTGCCCCAACATTCGACTCTCGTTTCTCTACTCTAAACAAGGATGAAACCCAATTAGTGATGGAAACCTATGGTGATGCTATGAGTACCGAATATGCTGAAAGCATTTTACAATTTACCAAAGACTCTTCCTACGCCACCATGCTCGCCAATGGCCTTCTCGATATGTTAACGAATGGTGAACATTCCAAATGCATGCAAGACCTTTACGATCTTCAAGTACAAAATTATGAACAACAAGAGGCGCTGAAGTGTTTCACTAATGCTGGGCCTTTGCTATTAGATAGTAGCTCTTCGCCAGCACCATCTGAATCTCGCGCCCAAATCGAACAGGagtatgaaaaatataaaaatacccgCATCGATTTTAGTCGTCTAAGGACGCTTAACGATCTAGGCATAGATACCACATTCTTGAATGACATTGAGaaggaaatgaaaaatttcgaattaacACGAAGACTCCAGGAACACTTGAGTAATAATTTGAATCTGATTGACAAGCTAAAGAATACCCAACATGATCGCCTTTCTCAACCACTGCCCCATCACCTGGGTTTGGTTCAACCAGCTTCACATGAAGAAACGCAGTTAGCCCATCAGGTTACCCAGAATCTAACGGatgttgtgaaaaaattacctccaTCGGCGGTGGCTGATCCCTATGCTTTGAGAAAAGCCATGGGTTTATCTTATG ttgGTTTACCACCTCCATCTGAGCCACCACATCGTGTTCAAATTCCCGCCATTTTGCAACAACCTGTATCAATGCCCCCTTTGGCTTTTACACAATCTCATCCGTCCACTTCTAATACAGCGACTACGTCTTCGACAAGTCGACAAGATACCACCCATAATAATCTATCCTCATCCATAGCCATGGATATAGATGAAGATGTGTCGGCAAATGTGGGTGGCGATTTGGAAAATGAATTGCGCGAGTTCCTAGAAAGTGGTCCAGGTCTACATGCTACTTCCAGCTCAAATGCGGATGACAACAATTTAATGGCTCAATTACTTATGAACTAA
- the LOC142226378 gene encoding uncharacterized protein LOC142226378, whose amino-acid sequence MDGLNRLDFTKIVNKHLQEQQRTKFFKPTILNELNSGRTNVYANNVKMTHDHHFNFEDRLKAIAAHVYSQLYETKSSQPPKNATVEDAMEPIRIPDVESPEAPDKNKTSSIPRIKILCDQKEKKRLHCTIPPPEDANNFVNQKRLIAMNRKHAILASMLEDQKKLQNDRLSITQEICNVRNRLEMIRGRVNSSLTKLEENKTKSKSTRVIKGEKKYQRSTNTSGVQKKKSNIELKFR is encoded by the exons ATGGACGGACTAAATCGCTTGGATTTTACAAAAATAGTCAACAAACATTTACAGGAGCAGCAGAGGACGAAATTTTTCAAACCCACTATTTTGAATGAACTAAACAGTGGAAGAACAAATGTATACGCAAATAATGTGAAGATGACCCATGATcatcattttaattttgaagatcgACTAAAAGCTATTGCCGCGCATGTCTATTCCCAGTTATATG aaaCTAAATCTTCACAACCCCCTAAAAATGCTACTGTTGAAGATGCGATGGAACCAATAAGAATTCCAGATGTTGAGAGCCCTGAGGcacctgataaaaataaaacttcaagTATACCACGCATTAAAATCCTTTGCGACCAGAAAGAAAAGAAACGCTTACACTGCACCATACCGCCGCCAGAAGatgcaaataattttgttaatcaAAAACGTTTGATTGCTATGAATCGAAAACATGCCATTCTCGCATCAATGTTAGAGGATCAGAAAAAGTTACAGAACGACCGCCTGTCTATAACCCAGGAAATATGCAATGTTCGCAATCGACTCGAAATGATAAGAGGTCGAGTGAACAGTTCTCTCACAAAATTagaagaaaataaaactaaaagtaAATCAACGAGAGTTATTAAGGGCGAGAAAAAGTACCAGAGGTCCACTAATACTAGTGGGgtccaaaagaaaaaatcaaatatcgaattaaaatttcgctaa